ACATAAGCGAAATAACGGAAAAAAGCGACGGCAAACACACAATTTACACATATACAAATGAACCACACCATGTGCAAATGAGCACTGTGTTACGATTGAGTGAAAATCCCTTGCTCACATGTGAGCTCATATGTATGCCTTAAACTGCTTTaacaatatgtatatgtatgtatgctgttACAATAtgtattttcacattttctctTCGAGAACCCGTGCTGCTCTTCACAGCGCTCTTAGATTATGCACACCACACAAAGTCGCATAtcgaatatttcatttatttaccgCTTCTCGTTATATGCTTATATGTTTCGAAAACATTCTCATTGCTTTGGCAAATCTTACAAAACAAATATGCACTGCACGCAAATGCTTTCACCCCACAATTTTCATTCGTCTAACCATTTTGCACGCGTCTGGCAATGCGTTTGACTAAAGAGGTTAAGGGCCTACGCTCCTTTTGGTGCTCTTTGTGCTTTGGCTTATacatttattattgtttgtattggcacgtgcggtttttttttcatttcccgCCCGGCAATGGGTgccattttttatcttttctgggtttattttaatatttagtttttttctttctccacttatttttgataattatttacTTCTTCTTGGCAACATTCAACTAATCAGCATTTTTCTTTTCCCTCTTTATTTTAGGTTTAGCCGCAGCTCTAGCTGGTATAAAGCGCGACGAAATAGATACACATAATGTCCTCTCCATGTCACCACCAATGTCTGCGAATACATCCGCTAACAGTCTCTATCCCGGTTTACAGCACACCGCTGCCGCCAGCGCCTTCGGCATGCTGTCACCTTCACAATTACTTGCCGCAAATCGTCAGGCAGCTGCTGCACTTATGGCCTCCCAGCTATTCCCCCAACATCCATCAATTTTTGGTCAAATGTGGCCTAGTGCAATTCCTCATATTCCATTGAATACTGGACCACATTCGCCACCAGCGAGCCCACATTcgccaacaacaccaacaacgacTCCCTCCAATAGCAATAAGCAATGCCACAGTATAATCTCGCCAACTGGCTCTGGGCATAGTGATCTCCCTGCCAAAAAACCTCGCAAAATTACCGTCAAGAAAGATTTGATTTCGCCGCCAATGGTAATGTCGATGAACGTCAACGACTTATATAGTCCAGCTGGCCCCATCTCGCCGCCATCATCCGGCTCCTCACCAAATTCGGCACATGACGGCCCAAGCCGTACTGATGCTGCCATGTCTGCATCGGCAACAAAAGATCCCTCTCGCGATAAGAGTTTCACGTGCAAAATATGTTCACGCTCTTTTGGCTACAAACATGTGTTACAGAACCACGAGCGCACGCACACTGGGGAAAAGCCTTTTGAGTGCCCTGAATGTCACAAGCGATTCACACGTGACCACCACCTGAAAACTCATATGCGCTTGCATACCGGTGAGAAACCCTATCATTGTTCACACTGCGACCGCCAATTTGTTcaagtggcaaacctccgccgCCATCTGCGAGTCCACACTGGTGAACGACCGTATGTTTGTGAAATCTGTGACGGCAAATTTAGTGACTCCAACCAGCTGAAATCGCACATGTTAATGCACAATGGCGAGAAGCCATTTGAATGCCCTGAATGCCATATAAAATTCCGGCGACGGCATCACCTACTAAATCATAAATGTGGACAGAACACCATTTCTGGTCTTCATTCTCCGCCAACCTCTCCTGATGCAGCATTCAGCCCCAGTGGTATTCGTGGAGATTACGCGCTATGTGATCAGAAATCTGCATTGGGTTCTAGCTATGGTTCGGAGGAGTCCATTGATATCAGCCAACCAATTAATACCTCAGTCTCGACCTTTGAACTCTCGGAGCATCATCACAACAATCAACTCCATTCCACCATGTCGTCCGTCGATGCTTCATTAAGTATCGCTGAAGCGTCTCCCGATGATGACGATGAGGAAGACATACCACTTGATCTCTCTGAAAGCGATATAAGTATTGACGCTGGACGGAACAGCACTAAGAGAGCGCACAACTTTCGCCGTGCTTTCCAGCCAATACAAGTCTTGCCGATGCATAGCGAAATCCCCGAACAAACTGAACCGGAAGATCTAAGCATGCATCGAAGCAACGCCACCGCTGCTATAGCCACTGCATTTAACGCTGCCCACTCCCAAGAGTCAATGATTATGTTGCACGATAATCTCGATTTCGATGAATTGGAAGGAGCGGCGACGATTTACATACGCCAGCAACAACATCTTTTGTCGGCGTCGAGACACTCCACACATATAGAATAGGAAGAGGAGTTGGCGAAGCAATATTCAGAAGATTCAAAGCGCCAAGGAGCCAAGTCATCACTTTCAATAAGGCAGATGGCGAACCGAAAtcttctgctgctgctgccgacATTCTTACGGTCATTACTGGTCACAATTAGCAAAAAAGGTGACGAACATGCCAAGATACTGCACAGTTGAAAAAGTGAGGGAAACTTCTAGAGTTAACTTTGCGCAGACTAAAAACTATCACTATAGTACTACTCAATGTTATGCTCATCAATTACCTCAATACTGCATCTACAACAAGAAGAGTTGTAGTACATGAGTCGAGAATTGAAACCACTGTAATACGAATTTTcaagtaaagaaaatatatcCCTCAGTAGTATTGGTATAACGTATATAAACCTAACTAGATAGTTAATATAGACTATTTTTGTAAGAACAGGAAATTATGAAATCGTAAATATGTTTTGTAAATTGTTAATATAAATTCATAGAAACAAAAATGGTAATCCAAAACTAAAAATCTAGAAAATCAGGGACGCGGGGATTCAGTGCGGATTCGGAAATTGATGTATATTTCTCAgtgccatttttttaaatttccattcTTGTTTGAATGTGAAGTTAATTTAccttcaaataaattattttaagagctttttagtttttatgaGAATTAGCTTTGAAAATAGagcgaaaaacaatttttgtatatacatatatatttacttgaatacatacaaatacatctcgaataataatttttacttatttattacacttaatttattattttttgcactgatcgaaaacattttaaacGAAATTATTACAATAGTTTGTAAGCATTAAAGCTAAATCAATAACTCAGCaaagaaaatcaaaatggaCTTTAagttaaatcaaaataaattgtatttataagacattgttttatttaaagctaattgtttatatttgcagcgtttttaagttttcaagaaGCATTTACATGTaagctttttagttttttattaaaatttgaaattgtgcGTTTGGTGTTGTTacgctaataaaaaataataaaaataaatacgaaatgcTTGAAAATTCATACTGAAAAGTAGCAAGCAATGTTTTTTACGTTTgactgtttaattttgtttcaaagttGTTCCGTTTTCTAGTGAAATCTTTAAAATACTCATTTATAATTCATTTGGCCTTTGGcatatttaaaattcattttgttattttcactTTCCCGAGCCAGGTGAAAATTTATACAAGATAATACTATAAAACCAAATACCTCCAATACCTCCTCatcagaaaaattaacaaaactgcAAGAGTCACACCATCAAGTGGCAAGCATTGCTTGAAAtcaatgaatttatatatgagAATTATTAAGTTAGATTTGTAAAATTTAGCTGTAGTTATAAGAAAATAGAGTTACAATTCCCCTTAAATTAAATAACAGAAATATCATATAATcttgttataaaaattaaaaataaaactaatattaaagttatacctaaaaaattaaaataaaaattactcgaGTTGTCGAAAATGCGTTTTTGCAGAAAACCATTTGcaattgtatatataaaatcaattaattaaaaaagaaaaaaaatacatgagagataaaattcaaaaaattatgaaattgtaTAATTTCTTTGTTCATTCAAAAGTGTATGGTATATAAAGTTCCTCGGATTAATTACAAGAAAATAATGACACTGCTGTAGTGAGCTATCTGTTTCAACACTTGcgcaaatttgttttaaataacaatttggatgagaaaattgtattttagatTACTTAAACTTTAGTGTTTTTCGAAGCAACATCTTTTTGTTTAAtgagtttctaaaaaaaatcgatttcaatAACTTTTACTTAATATCAATGCAACACAgaacttttaatttatatttattttcagggtatgtacatatgcatgtatattcaGTTGAGAACTATTTGAAAgaatatatgtttttaaatttttttccatatttagttaattttatttttgtagcttAAGTTTCAGAGGTAACATTATTCAAAAGACAATTGCGCATTTGACGAAACGAGTTACATATTTGCACTATTCTACTATTtagagaaaaagtaaaaatatttctaataaaaagcGCTACAttaaattgtaattaatttcACGCAAGCATAGCTCTTTAtatgcaaagaaaataaatatatcgacTAAGTGAATATATTTAGGTATTTagtcataaaaattatataatagtaAGCAgtcaattcgaaaaatttaaatatcagaAATACTTTCGATGTGCGTAAAAAACATAATagcaaaacttattaaaaaagagTGCAATATTTAAAGTAAGCGTTGTATATTATATCagtgtgcatgtgtttgtgtattGGGCAAAAGGTTATGATCTGGACTTCCGATGGTTTTTACTTTAATAAGCGCAAAAATGTTGGCAGGACCTTAAATTTTAAGCGAAGCAGTTTGaacaatacataaaaataaaataaaatctagccaaattttttaaaggaatCTTCTTACATTGCAGTTTGCAAAGTGATGAGAAAACTATCATTAATTGCTTAATAAGCGCCAAGGATATTAAAGCTAAccataaataacaaatttacgcatgtacgtatatatggtATGTGTATGAATAGAAATGTAGCTAACCAAAGAAAAACATACTTGTTTTAGTTGTTAACTATCTGACACCATTTATAGAGGATAATTAcacataaatacttaaaaatatgtgTGACAGCTGTAATTTTTGTCTTAatacttaatatatataaattataaaaccatttgagttaattttaaagaaatgtatGTTATATCTATGCTAAAATTGCATTcaaaatgaatttattaaatattggaaaattgtGTTATAAAAACTGGACAGGCGCATACAACAAAACAACAGCTGCAAAACCacgcaattttttaatttgtaatttcaCAACCACCGTAAGCGAGTGGCTTTGTGCATGCCTACCATTTGGTTAGTCGCTGTTTCAAGGCCTAATGGGAGCAATAGCGGGTGATATTTCGGGTGGATATCTGTCATGAAtcagcttttcaaaaaaaccatctgcagtTCGGAATTGGCATAAAATTAAAGGTCTCTTCATTGCTAGAACATATTAACATCAATATCAATCCACCTAAATTTGGGagagagctcggccaaacaccatgGATATACGCgccatttataataataaatacacatatagtATATGCAGGAACAGCTCTTTCACATAATCTGCCAGCAACACTTTAATCTTTTCTCTTTAAATTGGCGTTCCCTTAACATTTTGAGCATCGTCCATGCGTGGTGCGTTtccttttatttactttgattGCCACACTGGCAGCTCTGCGCTACCGTTGGTCCTGCGTAGGCGTTGGCATTTTTATTTGGATTCAAATATAAATGTTAACTTCTCAGGATTTAGAGCATCAGGACTCAGCTGTAAGTACAGGCTTGCTCGAGCTGCAATCAAAGTCGCTGTATTTTTTAAAGTATCACTTTGGTAAATGTATAGCGCTCCTGAACTCGGCCATTATTGCGTTCAAAGTCTTCTAAATCGGCatcatataaattttgtttgcacgATTGgttcaatattttcttcattatttatatattgtataatagtAAATTGCCGTCAATATCGAAATTATCAAGGAAAAGAAAgctccacattttttttacgtATTCACCTCACATATCTATGCGAAATATGTAAGTGTCGAACATCTGAAAAGCATTTGCAACAGGATTGCAAACGTAAATAAGTTCGGCAATACCGCAGCTTTTATTACTTATCCCGACAAACCTTATAGATCAAAACAAATAACTAGAggaataaataatttcaaaagcaTGGCTGTGTTCGCCATATTCAATACTTACAGAAATATTGCGACCCTTTTACTTTCTTGAGGGCCTGTTGCTGATACTCAGCTGATTAACCGCCGCAATATTGCATAAGTTATTACGAGCAGAATGTGTTGTTTAAAATATGAACCAATAACACCGCTTCatttgaactaaaaataatacaataaataaacattatttACCCTCTAGtgcccaaattttatttttgaatgaaaaaaattgctttgggtGAGGAGTATGGTAAAATTATAGGTTCTTTATcaagaaagtgaaattttattcCTTGATCCGATTATATAGGGATAAAACCTTACCCCGCCTGCAGGCGGCTTTGGGAaagaacgcaaaaaaaaatctaaatgaaaaACTTCCAAATTCAGTGTATGGGTATGTTCAAcaatgcattataatgcgcaacataccatttcagagtgagcaatgtgttcaaaaatgcaaatatggcagtactgcaaatgcaacgcgttcttaaacgtcatttttgtatcaaaagtcgtgcattatttgcagcaaaaattttcatactgccaataaatacgctagtacaatgtctgatgaaaagtgggtatttaattatttattttagcttttaatacaaaaattgatgaaaaatacgatatttaaactttattttattatacttttcttggttttagtgattactttagtgcatcggagataaaattactgctcagagtccgactgagtatggagaacgagttcacatcgggaaggaggaaaaagagcgtgctctgggctaaggttgtagatgaagtaaaaaaagttaatatagatttaaaaatagatGGAGACATCGCccagcgaaaattttctaatttactcatcacatataagcgaataaa
The sequence above is drawn from the Anastrepha obliqua isolate idAnaObli1 chromosome 4, idAnaObli1_1.0, whole genome shotgun sequence genome and encodes:
- the LOC129244423 gene encoding protein krueppel, encoding MAISLLQDAQTRSLAAALAGIKRDEIDTHNVLSMSPPMSANTSANSLYPGLQHTAAASAFGMLSPSQLLAANRQAAAALMASQLFPQHPSIFGQMWPSAIPHIPLNTGPHSPPASPHSPTTPTTTPSNSNKQCHSIISPTGSGHSDLPAKKPRKITVKKDLISPPMVMSMNVNDLYSPAGPISPPSSGSSPNSAHDGPSRTDAAMSASATKDPSRDKSFTCKICSRSFGYKHVLQNHERTHTGEKPFECPECHKRFTRDHHLKTHMRLHTGEKPYHCSHCDRQFVQVANLRRHLRVHTGERPYVCEICDGKFSDSNQLKSHMLMHNGEKPFECPECHIKFRRRHHLLNHKCGQNTISGLHSPPTSPDAAFSPSGIRGDYALCDQKSALGSSYGSEESIDISQPINTSVSTFELSEHHHNNQLHSTMSSVDASLSIAEASPDDDDEEDIPLDLSESDISIDAGRNSTKRAHNFRRAFQPIQVLPMHSEIPEQTEPEDLSMHRSNATAAIATAFNAAHSQESMIMLHDNLDFDELEGAATIYIRQQQHLLSASRHSTHIE